A single region of the Plantactinospora soyae genome encodes:
- a CDS encoding aliphatic sulfonate ABC transporter substrate-binding protein has protein sequence MSHPVRTVADRPRALFRAPRGRRPFLVGLLAVALVTTGATSGCGQESADADAGKLRVGYQRFGGLSLVKARGEAPDADWSLFESGPALTEALKAGAIDIGQVGEAPPIFAAAGKIKFRIIGTSEPVPQGEAVLVKESKGFRTFADLKGRTVALNKGSNVNWLLVRLLEAHRMTLADINVKYLKPAEARPAFDNDQVDAWIIWDPYFALAEQPGVKILADATGLASNREYILVSPEALEQKPDQIRTFLETYRSTTDWGIANPQERTSILAPELKIDESTTARALARSAKPLAPVGPEIGAELQSIADGFTELKLIPGTVDMVSLVDDQFSGVFR, from the coding sequence ATGTCCCACCCCGTCAGGACCGTTGCCGACCGTCCCCGAGCCCTGTTCCGTGCCCCGCGAGGGCGTCGCCCCTTCCTCGTGGGCCTGCTCGCCGTGGCCCTGGTGACCACCGGGGCGACCAGCGGATGCGGGCAGGAGAGCGCCGACGCGGACGCCGGGAAACTGCGCGTCGGTTACCAGCGGTTCGGCGGGCTCAGCCTGGTGAAGGCCCGCGGCGAGGCGCCGGACGCCGACTGGTCGCTGTTCGAGAGCGGGCCGGCGCTGACCGAGGCGCTCAAGGCCGGCGCGATCGACATCGGCCAGGTCGGCGAGGCGCCACCGATCTTCGCCGCCGCCGGCAAAATCAAGTTCCGGATCATCGGTACGTCGGAACCGGTGCCACAGGGCGAGGCGGTCCTGGTCAAGGAGTCGAAGGGCTTCCGCACGTTCGCCGACCTGAAGGGCAGGACGGTCGCCCTGAACAAGGGATCGAACGTCAACTGGCTACTGGTCCGGCTACTCGAGGCGCATCGGATGACCCTCGCGGACATCAACGTCAAGTACCTCAAGCCGGCGGAGGCACGTCCGGCGTTCGACAACGACCAGGTTGACGCCTGGATCATCTGGGACCCGTACTTCGCCCTCGCCGAGCAGCCCGGAGTGAAGATCCTCGCCGACGCCACGGGACTGGCCAGCAATCGCGAGTACATCCTGGTATCGCCGGAGGCGCTGGAGCAGAAGCCGGACCAGATCCGGACGTTCCTGGAGACGTACCGGAGCACCACCGACTGGGGCATCGCCAACCCGCAGGAGCGGACCAGCATCCTGGCGCCGGAGCTGAAGATCGACGAGTCGACGACCGCCCGCGCCCTGGCCCGCAGCGCGAAGCCGCTCGCACCGGTGGGCCCGGAGATCGGCGCCGAACTACAGTCCATCGCCGACGGCTTCACCGAACTCAAGCTGATCCCGGGTACGGTCGACATGGTCTCCCTGGTGGACGACCAGTTCAGCGGGGTGTTCCGATGA
- a CDS encoding PIG-L deacetylase family protein — protein MTASATGRGPVLVVSAHAADFVWRAGGAVALSASRGQQVHVLCLTFGEKGESQGLWKQPGMTLERVKEARRDEASRAAKVLGAEIEFLDVGDYPLRATDALYDSVTATIRRINPATIITHPVKDPYNLDHSLTHEIVLRSRMVAQAAGHDRSSQPIGATQVLQFEPHQPEQCDFVPNLLLDISEVFERKVEAMRIMGAQGHLVAYYTDLGVRRGVQAVRNGGPRSITHAEAFQRVFPVVGSELL, from the coding sequence ATGACAGCGTCCGCAACCGGTCGAGGACCGGTCCTTGTGGTAAGCGCGCACGCCGCCGATTTCGTCTGGCGCGCCGGTGGTGCCGTCGCACTGAGCGCCTCCCGGGGTCAGCAGGTGCACGTGCTCTGCCTTACCTTCGGCGAAAAGGGAGAATCGCAAGGGTTGTGGAAGCAGCCCGGGATGACCCTCGAACGCGTCAAGGAGGCGAGACGGGACGAGGCGAGCCGGGCGGCGAAGGTCCTCGGCGCCGAAATCGAGTTCCTCGACGTGGGAGACTACCCGCTGCGCGCGACCGACGCGCTCTACGACAGCGTCACCGCGACCATCCGGCGGATCAACCCCGCCACGATCATCACCCACCCGGTCAAGGACCCCTACAACCTCGACCACTCGCTCACCCACGAGATCGTGCTGCGGTCCCGGATGGTCGCCCAGGCGGCCGGACACGACCGCTCCAGCCAGCCGATCGGGGCCACCCAGGTGCTGCAGTTCGAGCCGCACCAGCCGGAACAGTGCGACTTCGTACCGAACCTGCTGCTCGACATCTCCGAGGTCTTCGAGCGGAAGGTCGAGGCGATGCGGATCATGGGGGCGCAGGGTCACCTGGTCGCGTACTACACCGATCTCGGCGTCCGGCGCGGTGTGCAGGCGGTCCGCAACGGCGGTCCCCGCTCGATCACCCACGCCGAGGCCTTCCAGCGGGTGTTCCCGGTAGTCGGGAGCGAACTCCTGTGA
- a CDS encoding ABC transporter ATP-binding protein gives MTAHEVRRSFGGTVVLDGVDLAIAPGEVVALLGGSGSGKSTLLRILAGLDPDASGEISRTGSQAVVFQEHRLLPWKRVVDNVSLGVTGGDVRQRVSAALAEVGLADRGRAWPAELSGGQAQRVAVARALVREPALLLLDEPFGALDALTRLRMQTLFGRLHAEHGFAALLVTHDVDEALLLADRTLVLDGGQIVENAPVPLTRPRAPDDPGFGPVRRHLLDRLGVRPGSDGGSALH, from the coding sequence ATCACCGCGCACGAGGTACGCCGGTCCTTCGGCGGGACCGTCGTGCTCGACGGCGTCGACCTGGCCATCGCTCCGGGCGAGGTGGTGGCACTCTTGGGCGGCAGCGGCTCCGGCAAGAGCACCCTGCTACGTATCCTGGCCGGTCTCGACCCGGATGCCAGTGGCGAGATCTCCCGGACCGGCAGTCAGGCCGTCGTCTTCCAGGAACACCGGCTGCTGCCCTGGAAGCGGGTGGTCGACAACGTCTCGCTCGGGGTGACGGGCGGCGACGTACGCCAGCGGGTGAGCGCCGCGCTCGCCGAGGTCGGGCTCGCCGACCGCGGGCGGGCCTGGCCGGCCGAACTCTCCGGCGGGCAGGCACAACGGGTCGCCGTCGCCAGGGCGCTGGTCCGGGAGCCGGCGCTGCTGCTCCTCGACGAGCCGTTCGGCGCACTCGACGCGCTCACCCGGCTCCGGATGCAGACCCTCTTCGGCCGGCTGCACGCCGAGCACGGTTTCGCCGCCCTGCTGGTCACGCACGACGTGGACGAGGCACTGCTGCTGGCCGACCGCACCCTCGTACTCGACGGCGGACAGATCGTGGAGAACGCACCGGTCCCGCTGACCCGGCCGCGCGCCCCCGACGATCCCGGCTTCGGCCCGGTTCGTCGCCACCTGCTCGACCGGCTCGGTGTGCGACCCGGCTCCGATGGTGGCTCCGCCCTGCACTGA
- a CDS encoding LLM class flavin-dependent oxidoreductase has product MTLTFHWFLPTYGDSRDIVGGGHGLPAGTAGGARPATVAYLGQIARTAEQLGFVGALTPTGAWCEDAWLSTAMLTEVTERLKFLVAFRPGLTSPTLAAQMASTFQRLSRGRLLLNVVTGGESQEQRGYGDFLDKDARYARADEFLHVVRGLWRGETVTHTGTHLRVEQARLSRVPEPAPPIYFGGSSAAAGPVAVRHSDVYLTWGEPPAQVAEKLAWIRGLAAEAGRELRFGIRLHVISRDTSEAAWAQAQRLLAGIAESDIRAVQAGLGRSESEGQRRMLALHGGSRDGLEVSPNLWAGVGLVRGGAGTALVGSHAEVADRIAEYHALGITEFILSGHPHVEEAYWFGEGVLPILRRRGLWRHPDGEPAAPVADVPFAATNRGPAADGPIAVTNGGSGAPAGAEGSTSPAGDGGSTGDGVRAAAGQLATDVAPSTPARAATR; this is encoded by the coding sequence ATGACGCTCACCTTCCATTGGTTCCTGCCCACCTACGGCGACAGTCGGGACATCGTCGGCGGTGGCCACGGCCTGCCGGCGGGAACCGCCGGGGGTGCCCGGCCGGCCACCGTCGCGTACCTCGGCCAGATCGCCCGGACCGCCGAGCAACTCGGGTTCGTCGGCGCGCTCACCCCGACCGGCGCCTGGTGCGAGGATGCCTGGCTGAGCACCGCGATGCTCACCGAGGTCACCGAGCGGCTGAAGTTCCTGGTGGCGTTCCGGCCCGGACTGACCTCGCCGACGCTGGCCGCCCAGATGGCCTCGACCTTCCAGCGACTGTCCCGAGGACGGCTGCTGCTCAACGTCGTCACCGGCGGTGAGTCGCAGGAGCAGCGCGGCTACGGCGACTTCCTCGACAAGGACGCCCGGTACGCCCGCGCAGACGAGTTCCTGCACGTCGTACGGGGACTGTGGCGGGGCGAGACGGTGACGCACACCGGTACGCACCTGCGGGTCGAGCAGGCCCGGTTGAGTCGGGTACCCGAGCCCGCCCCGCCGATCTACTTCGGTGGCTCGTCGGCCGCCGCCGGCCCGGTGGCCGTACGCCACAGCGACGTCTACCTCACCTGGGGCGAGCCGCCGGCACAGGTGGCGGAGAAACTGGCCTGGATTCGAGGGCTGGCCGCCGAGGCCGGGCGGGAACTGCGGTTCGGGATCCGGCTGCACGTCATCTCCCGGGACACCTCGGAGGCGGCCTGGGCGCAGGCGCAGCGGCTCCTCGCCGGGATCGCCGAGTCGGACATCAGGGCCGTTCAGGCCGGGCTCGGGCGCAGCGAGTCGGAGGGGCAGCGCCGGATGCTCGCCCTGCACGGCGGATCCCGGGACGGACTGGAGGTGTCGCCGAACCTGTGGGCCGGGGTGGGCCTGGTCCGGGGCGGCGCGGGTACGGCGCTGGTCGGTAGCCACGCCGAGGTGGCCGACCGGATCGCGGAGTACCACGCTCTCGGGATCACCGAGTTCATCCTCTCCGGACATCCGCACGTGGAGGAGGCGTACTGGTTCGGCGAAGGGGTGCTGCCGATTCTGCGTCGTCGCGGACTGTGGCGGCACCCGGACGGCGAGCCGGCCGCCCCGGTCGCCGACGTCCCGTTCGCGGCGACTAACAGAGGACCGGCCGCCGACGGCCCGATCGCGGTGACCAACGGAGGATCCGGTGCTCCGGCCGGCGCCGAGGGTTCCACGAGCCCCGCCGGGGACGGTGGGTCGACTGGGGACGGTGTCCGGGCCGCTGCGGGGCAACTGGCGACGGACGTAGCTCCGTCGACGCCGGCTCGCGCCGCCACCCGGTAG
- a CDS encoding ABC transporter permease: MTSTLVGTVDGSPASPTPARSDVRRSVRPGRRWRRALTPVGLLLVWQAAAQTGLLPPEKLSAPSEVARTGWRLARDGTLGIHLLDSLTRAGIGLAIGGVLALLLGATAGLLRLGDDLVDPPVQMARMLPHLGLVPLLIIWVGIGESLKITLVALGAFFPIYFNTYAGIRDIDERLVEAARACGLGQLARLRHVVLPGALPSLFLGLRLALGAAWLSLVVGEQVNAQTGIGFLMMEAREFSQTDVVLLGLLVYALLGLLSDLALRTAERRTLTWRRGLQAS; the protein is encoded by the coding sequence ATGACGAGCACCCTCGTCGGTACGGTCGACGGCTCCCCGGCCTCCCCCACGCCGGCCCGCAGCGACGTACGCCGGAGTGTCCGTCCGGGTCGACGCTGGCGCCGCGCACTCACCCCGGTCGGCCTGCTCCTGGTCTGGCAGGCGGCGGCGCAGACCGGCCTGCTGCCACCGGAGAAGCTCTCCGCGCCCAGCGAGGTGGCGCGGACCGGTTGGCGGCTCGCCCGCGACGGCACCCTCGGCATCCACCTGCTGGACTCACTCACCCGGGCCGGGATCGGACTGGCCATCGGCGGGGTCCTGGCCCTGCTGCTCGGCGCCACAGCGGGACTGCTCCGGCTCGGGGACGACCTGGTCGATCCGCCGGTACAGATGGCCCGGATGCTGCCGCATCTCGGGCTGGTACCACTTCTGATCATCTGGGTCGGCATCGGCGAGTCACTGAAGATCACACTGGTCGCCCTCGGGGCGTTCTTCCCGATCTACTTCAACACGTACGCCGGGATCCGAGACATCGACGAACGCCTGGTCGAGGCGGCCCGGGCCTGTGGCCTCGGTCAGCTGGCCCGGCTCCGCCACGTCGTGCTGCCCGGCGCGCTGCCGTCGCTCTTCCTCGGCCTCCGGCTGGCCCTCGGCGCCGCCTGGCTGAGTCTCGTGGTGGGCGAGCAGGTGAACGCGCAGACCGGGATCGGCTTCCTGATGATGGAGGCCCGGGAGTTCAGCCAGACCGACGTCGTCCTCCTCGGCCTGCTCGTCTACGCACTCCTCGGGCTGCTGTCGGACCTCGCGCTGCGTACGGCGGAAAGGAGAACCCTGACATGGCGACGCGGACTCCAGGCGAGCTGA